In the genome of Mycteria americana isolate JAX WOST 10 ecotype Jacksonville Zoo and Gardens chromosome 7, USCA_MyAme_1.0, whole genome shotgun sequence, one region contains:
- the LOC142413101 gene encoding 1-phosphatidylinositol phosphodiesterase-like has protein sequence MRRSHGSRSAPPPRQGSVGLARRRGARSPGGTEVRCWRSAAFDCMPQPAACCPDWMAGLPDALPLSHLSIPGTHDSLSLFGGRRLRCQSWGLEAQLAAGIRFLDVRCKLARGELHVYHLCTFQRASLRGVLRRTLRFLRAHPSEAVLMRIKEEHPIFPRPGFTSRLQRCLLEEGQGRVWCREEVPTLGQARGKIVVLEALVREVLGIPYEQLSISDAWNVLSLERKWARAQRHLEKAASGDPATMHLTFCSGNGLFTCPEEVARFVNPRCYQHLRRRRGQPVRWGVVIMDFPGAGLLRLIVESNAPRASGHNTAAPGTPTVPLRHPRGRGGGRRSRHSWPAPVSLGTDAAPSPTLLPKDVSTHRAKAGF, from the coding sequence ATGCGGCGCTCCCACGGCTCACGGTCTGCTCCTCCTCCACGGCAGGGCTCGGTGGGGCTGGCCAGGCGCCGGGGCGCCCGCTCTCCTGGTGGCACGGAGGTGCGGTGCTGGCGCAGCGCAGCGTTTGACTGCATGCCCCAGCCGGCAGCCTGCTGCCCGGACTGGATGGCAGGGCTCCCCGATgccctgcccctctcccacctctccatCCCCGGCACCCACGACTCCCTCAGCCTGTTTGGCGGCCGGCGCCTGCGGTGCCAGAGCTGGGGCCTGGAGGCCCAGCTGGCGGCTGGCATCCGCTTCCTGGATGTGCGCTGCAAGCTGGCGCGGGGCGAGCTCCACGTCTACCACCTCTGCACCTTCCAGCGGGCCAGCCTGCGGGGGGTCCTGCGCCGCACCCTGCGCTTCCTCCGCGCCCACCCCAGCGAGGCCGTGCTCATGCGCATTAAGGAGGAGCATCCCATCTTCCCCCGGCCGGGCTTCACCTCCCGGCTGCAGCGCTGCttgctggaggagggacagggcCGCGTGTGGTGCCGGGAAGAGGTGCCGACGCTGGGCCAGGCGCGGGGGAAGATTGTGGTGCTGGAGGCGCTGGTGCGGGAGGTGCTGGGCATCCCCTACGAGCAGCTGAGCATCAGCGACGCCTGGAACGTGCTCTCACTGGAGCGCAAGTGGGCCCGGGCGCAGCGGCACCTGGAGAAGGCGGCCAGCGGGGACCCCGCCACCATGCACCTCACCTTCTGCTCCGGCAACGGGCTCTTCACCTGCCCCGAGGAGGTGGCCCGCTTTGTGAACCCCCGCTGCTACCAGCACCTGCGGCGCCGGAGAGGGCAGCCCGTGCGCTGGGGGGTGGTCATCATGGACTTCCCCGGGGCAGGGCTCCTCCGGCTCATCGTGGAGAGCAATGCCCCGCGGGCCAGCGGACACAACACAgcggcccccggcacccccacggTACCCTTGCGGCACCCCCGTGGCAGAGGGGGTGGGCGCCGCAGCCGGCACAGCTGGCCCGCGCCGGTGTCCCTTGGGACGGATGCTGCTCCCAGTCCCACGCTTCTGCCGAAGGATGTCAGCACCCATAGAGCAAAAGCAGGTTTCTAG
- the HTATIP2 gene encoding protein HTATIP2, with product MSRLNVNCRALHCDLCPSPRRRRQPRREESGAPGGNTRQAAGRPAPPPPLPARARPTTAPPPAGPPLPPHGGGGGSSGRACFVLGASGQTGRALLRELLARRLFAWVTLVGRRRLSLSEEAGAAVEQAVMDFERRSEHAAAFQGHAVGFCCLGTARAKAGADGFVRVDRDYVAQAAELARAGGCKRFVPQPSRGANQHSPFLYLRVKGEAENLVQAVGFDRCTILRPAVLLCKRQESCPVEWMAQQFLGVVAWVFRTAYSVPVETVARAMVASVLQPGKGKVEVLENGAIHELGKAVPQQGT from the exons ATGTCTCGTCTTAACGTTAACTGCAGGGCGCTGCACTGCGACTTGTGCCCGTCGCCTcggcgccgccggcagccccgccgggaAGAGTCCGGCGCTCCGGGCGGTAACACCCGGCAGGCCGCAGGCAGGCCCGCCCCACcaccgccgctgcccgcccgggcccGCCCCACCACCGCGCCGCCTCCAGCCGGGCCGCCGCTCCCTCcacatggcggcggcggcggcagcagcggcagggccTGCTTCGTGCTGGGCGCCTCGGGGCAGACGGGCCGGGcgctgctgcgggagctgctggCCCGGCGGCTCTTCGCCTGGGTGACGCTGGTCGGGCGGCGCCGGCTGAGCCTGAGCGAGGAGGCGGGGGCGGCCGtg GAGCAGGCGGTGATGGACTTCGAGCGGCGGAGCGAGCACGCCGCCGCCTTCCAGGGGCACGCCGTCGGCTTCTGCTGCCTGGGCACCGCGAGGGCCAAGGCTGGTGCG GATGGCTTTGTCCGCGTGGACCGGGACTACGTCGCGCAGGCAGCGGAGCTggcgcgggcagggggctgcaaaCGCTTCGTCCCGCAGCCCTCCCGGGGGGCAAAccagcacagccccttcctcTACCTCCGCGTGAAG GGAGAAGCGGAGAACCTGGTCCAGGCTGTTGGTTTTGATCGCTGTACCATTCTCCGGCCAGC ggtgctgctgtgcaagCGCCAGGAGTCCTGCCCTGTGGAGTGGATGGCCCAGCAGTTTCTGGGTGTTGTGGCTTGGGTTTTCCGCACCGCTTACTCAGTGCCTGTGGAAACGGTGGCCAGGGCTATGGTGGCCAGTGTGCTGCAGCCAGGCAAGGGGAAGGTGGAGGTGCTGGAGAACGGGGCCATCCACGAGCTGGGAAAGGCAGTGCCACAGCAGGGCACATAG